In Mercenaria mercenaria strain notata chromosome 15, MADL_Memer_1, whole genome shotgun sequence, a single genomic region encodes these proteins:
- the LOC123534187 gene encoding uncharacterized protein LOC123534187 yields MESNKKVSIKLLTREDKQQAFEKTREQFDIPGVKLVLITEEYYEKALELCRDYFVPDEPLNKAFGLQYTEEMESFWLQFLKLHLSLMFVDEETGEPIAFRTTNIASRGEKLDLNSIKTNSLREILRFIFYCDNEAGFFDYYGTDEAFNFLGLVVSRKYQKRGFATRIFRAAVDMIRHFGFDEVYIKGAGTSNYSKKIYEKEGFEILYETFYDNYEVDGRFPIQNTGEHKSMKEYGFKVTQKQS; encoded by the coding sequence GCCTTTGAGAAGACACGAGAACAATTTGACATACCTGGTGTCAAGTTGGTTTTAATCACGGAAGAATACTACGAAAAAGCCTTAGAGTTGTGTAGAGATTATTTTGTACCAGATGAACCACTTAATAAAGCATTTGGTCTACAATATACAGAGGAAATGGAATCTTTCTGGCTGCAATTTTTAAAACTGCACCTATCCTTGATGTTCGTAGATGAAGAAACTGGAGAACCTATTGCCTTCAGGACAACAAATATTGCTTCTCGTGGTGAAAAATTGGATTTGAATTCAATAAAGACAAACTCACTCAGGGAGATATTACGGTTTATCTTTTACTGTGACAACGAGGCTGGATTCTTTGATTACTATGGAACTGACGAAGCTTTTAACTTTCTTGGTCTCGTGGTCTCAAGGAAATACCAGAAACGTGGCTTTGCTACACGAATTTTTCGTGCAGCTGTAGATATGATCCGCCATTTTGGTTTTGATGAAGTTTATATCAAAGGTGCAGGAACGTCCAATTATTCGAAGAAAATTTACGAAAAGGAAGGCTTTGAAATATTGTATGAGACGTTTTATGATAATTACGAAGTAGACGGACGCTTTCCCATCCAGAATACTGGTGAACATAAATCAATGAAAGAATACGGATTTAAGGTTACACAAAAACAATCATAG